Proteins from a single region of Peromyscus eremicus chromosome 9, PerEre_H2_v1, whole genome shotgun sequence:
- the LOC131919977 gene encoding mast cell protease 8-like: MFLLMLLLVAVLSVSTEGGEIFWGTESKPHSRPYMAFLEFYESKSDKFRCGGFLVREDIVMTAAHCNGRNTTVTLGAHNIKKQKNTQHISVLKVVPHKNFNSKTLANDIMLLKLKHKAKLNGVVKTIALPKSQDQVKPGQVCVVAGWGNLPNYSLSNTLQEVKLEVQKSQICQEMSKNYKDSIQLCVGNPKEKKATAGGDSGGPFVCHNVAQGIVSHHYCTGKPPRVFTRISSFLPWIQEKMKLLQQP, encoded by the exons ATGTTCCTGCTCatgcttctcctggtggctgtCCTGTCAGTCAGCACTGAAGGAG GAGAGATCTTTTGGGGTACAGAGTCCAAACCCCACTCCCGGCCCTACATGGCATTTTTAGAGTTTTATGAGAGCAAATCAGACAAGTTTCGATGTGGTGGTTTCCTGGTGAGAGAAGACATTGTAATGACAGCCGCTCACTGTAATGGAAG GAATACAACTGTAACCTTGGGTGCTCACAAtatcaagaaacagaaaaacacacaacACATCTCAGTTCTGAAAGTCGTCCCTCACAAGAACTTCAACAGTAAAACACTGGCCAATGACATCATGCTACTGAAG CTGAAACACAAAGCTAAACTCAATGGTGTTGTGAAGACCATCGCCCTTCCAAAGAGCCAGGACCAGGTGAAACCTGGGCAGGTGTGCGTAGTGGCAGGCTGGGGAAACCTACCGAATTATAGCCTGTCTAACACACTTCAGGAAGTAAAACTAGAAGTTCAAAAAAGTCAGATATGCCAAGAAATGTCCAAAAACTACAAGGACTCCATCCAGCTCTGTGTGGGAAATCCCAAGGAGAAGAAGGCCACTGCTGGG GGAGATTCAGGGGGACCCTTTGTGTGTCACAATGTGGCCCAGGGCATTGTCAGTCATCACTATTGTACTGGAAAACCTCCTCGGGTATTCACCAGAATCTCTAGCTTTCTACCTTggattcaagaaaaaatgaaactgCTTCAACAACCCTAG
- the LOC131919978 gene encoding mast cell protease 8-like gives MFLLLFLLVAVLPVSNEGGKILWGTETKPHSRPYMAFINFYDSKSHLWQCGGFLVREDIVMTAAHCNGRNITVTLGAHDIKKQKNTQHISVVNSVPHKDFNHTILANDIMLLKLKHKARLNNDVQKIDLPTSQDWVKPGQVCTVAGWGKLANGSLSNTLQEVKLEVQKSQTCQKISESYKDSIQLCVGNPKEKKATAGGDSGGPFVCHNVAQGIVSGGFKNVRSPEVFTRISGFLPWIQEKMKLLQQP, from the exons ATGTTCCTGCTCCTGTTTCTCCTGGTGGCTGTCCTGCCAGTCAGCAATGAAGGAG GAAAAATACTTTGGGGTACAGAGACCAAACCCCACTCCCGGCCCTACATGGCATTCATAAATTTTTATGACAGCAAATCACACCTGTGGCAATGTGGTGGTTTCCTGGTGAGAGAAGACATCGTAATGACAGCCGCTCACTGTAATGGAAG GAATATAACTGTAACCTTGGGGGCTCATGAtatcaagaaacagaaaaacacacaacACATCTCAGTCGTTAATTCTGTCCCTCACAAGGACTTTAACCATACAATATTGGCCAATGACATCATGCTACTTAAG CTGAAACACAAAGCTCGACTCAATAATGATGTGCAGAAAATTGACCTTCCAACGAGCCAGGACTGGGTGAAACCTGGGCAGGTGTGCACAGTGGCAGGCTGGGGAAAACTGGCCAATGGCAGTCTGTCTAACACACTTCAGGAAGTAAAACTAGAAGTTCAAAAAAGTCAGACATGTCAAAAAATATCCGAAAGCTACAAGGACTCCATCCAGCTCTGTGTGGGCAATCCCAAGGAGAAGAAGGCCACTGCTGGG GGAGATTCAGGGGGACCCTTTGTGTGTCACAATGTGGCCCAGGGCATTGTCAGTGGTGGCTTTAAAAACGTAAGATCTCCTGAGGTATTCACCAGAATCTCTGGCTTTCTACCTTGGATTCAGGAAAAAATGAAACTCCTTCAACAACCCTAG